A section of the Spirosoma pollinicola genome encodes:
- a CDS encoding DUF3857 domain-containing transglutaminase family protein has protein sequence MIKQLIFLILLTNQGTWAQSEYQAGVLSSALTENAHAVVRRHETIFTVKSVGEANLSVHTVVTVLDEQGDDQAKKVVGYDKLSRVTNLEGALYDAAGKLIKKLKKADIDDSSTYSDYNLFDDQRMKVASFPKQPSYPYTVEFLVETTERNLMFYPTWVPQDEEHLAVEQAAYTVNMPPALALRYKEMNLPTPGVSSSLPDGGKTYSWKINNRPALEFEPISPPAREQLPLVYTAPAAFDVQDYKGQITSWKDVSRFYHSLNDGRDRIPEDLRQRVLDLTKNETTTLGKVRKVYAYLQDNTRYISVQLGIGGWQTIEADKVADSKYGDCKALTNYAKAMLKAVGVTAYPALVRAGDKEPDILVDFPSFQFNHVILCVPNGRDTLFLECTSGHGPAGYMSDFTGNRHVLLVLPDGGRLIKTPVYSPTDNRQQRQIVVNLTEQGDASANVRTIYSGLQQDDYASAIHRLNHDDQRSWLLKRIHVPAFELTSFGYKEQIEPMPVVVETLDMTARRWATVSGTRLFLPLNLMSALSPVAPLTQPRRTAIELGANYDFADSDTITYQLPKGYEPEYKLEPQIIESTFGRYTAQLAIKGDHITYVRQITMHGGRFPAAAYADLIDFRKKVAKADRVQMVFIKRN, from the coding sequence ATGATAAAACAACTTATTTTTCTGATTCTACTAACGAATCAAGGCACTTGGGCGCAGTCCGAATATCAGGCTGGTGTACTATCGTCGGCATTGACAGAAAATGCCCATGCGGTTGTTCGCAGGCATGAAACAATCTTTACCGTAAAATCGGTAGGGGAGGCTAACCTGAGTGTTCATACCGTTGTTACGGTGCTGGATGAGCAAGGAGATGACCAGGCCAAAAAGGTGGTTGGGTATGATAAACTCTCCAGAGTGACCAACCTGGAGGGCGCCCTTTATGATGCCGCGGGTAAGTTGATCAAGAAGCTGAAAAAAGCCGATATAGATGACTCCAGCACCTATAGCGACTATAATCTTTTCGATGATCAGCGCATGAAGGTCGCTTCTTTTCCGAAACAGCCCAGCTATCCCTACACGGTTGAATTTCTGGTGGAGACAACGGAGCGAAACCTGATGTTTTACCCAACCTGGGTGCCGCAGGACGAGGAGCATCTGGCTGTAGAACAGGCGGCATATACCGTAAATATGCCGCCTGCGCTGGCCTTACGCTATAAAGAAATGAACCTGCCTACACCGGGCGTGTCAAGTTCGTTGCCGGACGGCGGAAAAACGTATAGCTGGAAAATAAATAACAGGCCAGCCCTGGAGTTTGAGCCAATATCGCCACCAGCCAGAGAGCAACTCCCCTTGGTTTACACAGCTCCTGCCGCATTTGATGTGCAGGATTACAAAGGGCAGATAACGAGCTGGAAAGACGTAAGCCGGTTTTATCACAGCCTGAACGATGGCCGCGACCGTATTCCCGAGGACCTACGGCAACGAGTTTTGGACTTAACGAAAAACGAAACAACCACGCTCGGGAAAGTACGAAAAGTGTATGCCTACTTACAGGATAATACACGCTACATCAGTGTGCAGTTGGGCATTGGTGGCTGGCAAACGATTGAAGCCGATAAGGTAGCCGACAGTAAATACGGCGATTGTAAAGCCCTGACGAATTATGCCAAAGCGATGCTGAAAGCTGTTGGCGTTACAGCCTATCCAGCATTGGTGCGAGCCGGAGATAAGGAGCCTGATATATTGGTCGATTTTCCGAGTTTTCAGTTTAACCACGTCATTTTGTGCGTACCCAACGGGCGTGACACCCTTTTTCTGGAATGTACAAGCGGGCATGGTCCGGCGGGTTATATGAGCGATTTTACGGGCAATCGGCATGTGCTTCTTGTTTTGCCCGATGGAGGTCGGTTGATAAAAACGCCTGTATATAGTCCAACGGATAACCGCCAGCAACGGCAGATTGTGGTTAACCTTACCGAACAGGGCGATGCCTCGGCCAATGTCCGAACAATTTATAGCGGCCTTCAACAGGATGATTACGCCAGTGCAATTCATCGGCTAAACCACGACGATCAGCGGAGCTGGCTGCTAAAACGTATTCATGTTCCAGCTTTTGAACTGACGTCATTCGGTTACAAGGAACAGATCGAACCCATGCCTGTGGTTGTTGAAACTCTGGATATGACTGCCCGCCGTTGGGCAACAGTGAGTGGAACAAGGCTGTTTTTGCCGCTTAATCTTATGTCTGCTTTGTCGCCGGTTGCTCCACTTACGCAACCGCGCCGGACTGCCATTGAGTTAGGCGCTAATTATGATTTTGCCGATAGTGATACAATTACCTACCAACTTCCAAAAGGCTATGAACCAGAATATAAACTAGAACCACAGATAATCGAATCAACGTTTGGCCGTTATACCGCTCAGCTAGCTATTAAAGGTGACCATATCACCTATGTTCGTCAGATAACCATGCATGGAGGACGCTTTCCGGCAGCAGCGTATGCAGACCTGATCGACTTCCGAAAAAAGGTTGCTAAGGCCGACCGCGTACAAATGGTATTCATTAAACGAAATTAA